The genomic interval CACCACCGGCACCATCAGCCCGCCGTCGGTCTGCGTCGCGATGCCGGCGTGTACCGCCTCGTGCTGGACGACAGTATTTCGTTCCTCTTCATAGAGTGCATTGCACTCTGGGTGTTGCTGCAGTGTCCTGACCAGTGCTTGCATCAGGAACGGCAGGTAGGTCAGCTTGGGCATATCTCCACTACGCTTCGCGTTGAGGTGCTGTCGCAGCGACTCCAGTTCAGTAATGTCCACTTCTTCCAGATAGCTGAAGTGCGGGATGCGCGACTTCGACGCGGCCATTTTGGCGGCAATCTTGCGCCGCAGCCCGATAACCGGGATTTCGGTCGTGCCGGTCCGCTTCTGTCCGCGCTGGCCCCCCATCAGGCGACCTCCCGATTGCAGGAACGCGTCCAGGTCGTTGTGCGAGATTCGCCCCGCCGGCCCGCTGCCGGGCACTCCCGCCAGCTCGACGCCCGCCTCGCGCGCCCTCCGCCGCACCGCGGGCGACGCGAGCGGCCGCTTGCCCGTCGCGGTCGGTGCGGCCGCGGGCGCTGCCGGTGCCGGAACGGGAGCCGGCGTGTCGGCTGGCGCGGGTTCAGGGGCCGGCTCGGGCTCCGGTTCAGGCTTCGGCTCGGCTTCCTCGCCCTTGCCCTCGACGTCGAACACAATCAGCTCGGCGCCGACCGGGACCATGTCGCCCGGCTTGCCGGTCGTCGAGAGCACCTTGCCGCTGACGGGCGACGGAATCGCGACGGTCGCCTTGTCGGTCATCAAATCCACCAGCGGCTGGTCCTCGGCGACCGTCTCGCCCTTCCTGACTTTCCAGTCGACAATCTCGCCTTCGACGATGCCTTCGCCGACATCCGGCAGCTTGAAAACGTATTTACCCATTTCAGTTATTCTCCATCGTCCGCGCAATCGCTTCCATCACTCGCTCCTGGCTGGGGAAGTACTCCCATTCCAGCGTGTGGGGAAAAGGAGTGTCCCACCCCGTGACGCGCTCTACCGGCGCCTCAAGGTGCCAGAAACACTCCTCCATCAGCAGCGCCGCCAGCTCGCCCCCGTAGCCGCTCGTCCGCGGCGCCTCGTGGACGATGACGCAGCGGCCGGTCTTCTGGACGCTGCCGACAATCGCCTCCAGGTCGAGCGGCAGCAGCGAGCGCAGGTCGATGACCTCGCAGCTCGCCGGGGAGCGTACAGCGGCCGCCTGCGCGACATGCACCATTGTGCCCCACGCCAGTAGCGTCACGTCGCTGCCCTCGGCGACGACGTTCGCCTCGCCTAGCGGGATGCGGTAGTGCTCCTCGGGGACTTCGCCTTCCGGGTGGGAGTCCCACTTCTTGGCGGCGGCAGTGTGGTCGCCGTCGAACGGCCCGTTGTAGAGCCGCTTCGGCTCGAAGAAAATAACCGGGTCGTCGTCCTCGACCGCTGTCGTCAGTAGTCCCTTGGCGTCGTAGGGATTCGACACGACGACCACCTTCAGCCCCGGTGTATGGGTGAAGTAGACCTCGGGGCTCTGCGAGTGGTAGTGGCCGCCGCGGATGCCGCCCCCGCACGGCGTGCGGATGGTGACCGGCGCCCAGTATTCGCCGCCCGAGCGGTAGCGCAGCTTCGCCAGCTCGTTGGTAATCTGGTCGAAGGCGGGGAAGATGTAGTCGGAAAACTGGATTTCCGCGACGGGGCGCAGCCCGTTGATGCCCATGCCGATGGCGATGGACGCGATGCCGCCCTCGGAGAGCGGGGTGTCGAAGACGCGGTGCAGTCCGTGCTTAGCCTGAAGGCCGTCGGTGCAGCGGAAGACGCCGCCGAAGTAGCCGACGTCCTCGCCGAAAATCACGATTTTCTCATCGCGCTCGAGCAACGTGTCGAGTGCGCTGTTAACCGCCTGGACCATATTCATCTGCGCCATTCAGACCCCCAGCTGCTGCCGCTGCTTGCGCAGGTGCGGCAGTTCTTTTTTATAGACATCTTCGAAAAGCGTGCTCGCCGGCGGACAGGGCCCCGCGTCGAGCGTGCCGTACTCTTCCGCCTTCTTGTAGGACTTGACGACCAGTTCGTCCAGCTCCTTTTCGAGCGCTTTATGGCGCTTATCGTCCCACTCGCCAATGGCCACAAGGTGGGCCTTCAGCCGCTCGACGGGGTCGCCCAGCGGCCACGATTCCCACTCATTTTTCGGCCGGTAGCGCGTCGGGTCGTCGCTGGTCGAGTGCGCCTCGCCGCGGTAGGTCAGGACCTCGATGAAGGTCGCGCCATCGCCGTTCCGCGCGCGCTCGGCAGCCCATTGCGTCACGCCGTAGAGCGCAAGGAAGTCGTTTCCGTCCACTCTTATGGATGGCAAGTCATACGCGATGCCGCGCGCCGCGAAGGTGGCGCCGCCGGTCGAGATATTCATGTGGGTCGAGATGGCCCACTGGTTGTTGACCACGTTCAGGATTACTGGCGCGCGGTAGACTGCGGCGAAGTTGATGGCGTAGTGAAAATCACCCTCGGCGGCGGTGCCGTCGCCCAGCCACGAAATGGCGACGCTATCTTCGCCGCGGTAGGCAAATGCCATCGCGGCGCCGACCGCCTGCGGGAATTGCGTTCCCACCGGACTCGATATGGAGACGAAATTCCCCTCGCGCCAGGAGTAGTGGACCGGCATCTGCCGCCCTTTGGTGTTGTCGCGCCGGTTCGAGATGCAGTGGCACATCATGTCGACCAGGTCGCGGCCGCGCACCAGCTGCAGCCCCGGCTGGCGGTAGCTCGGGAACAGGATGTCGTCGTTGCGCAGCGCCATCCCCTGCGCAATCGCCACGGCCTCCTCGCCCAGGGATTTCATGTAGAACGAGAGCTTGCCGGTGCGCTGGAGCGTCTGCATGCGGTCGTCGTAGATGCGCAGCAGCAGCATGTGTCGCAGCCCGGTGCGGAGCACCCCGGGCTCGAGCCCGGGGTCCCAGTCACCGACCGCGCGGTGCTTGTCGTCGAGCACGCGCACCAGCGAGAACGCCAGCTCGCGCATATCGGCCGCGTCGCCGTCGATCGCTGGCTTCGGCGCTTCGCCCGCCTTGGAAAGCTTGAGCTGGCTGAAGTCGGGCTGCTCGCCCGGCCGCGCCGGCGGTTCCGGCACGTGCAGCGTCTTTTTCTTCCGACTCATCCCATCGCATAGATTGCATTATATAATACAATAAAACAGTATGTCTATCACTCTTCCGAACGGCGTCGCCACAACGCTCGTTTCCATTTTTCGAGTTTAGACTGTAAAGCGCAGTATCCGCTCCAATATCCGTCGTGCGATATACCGCATCACTATCATCAAAAATGTTCATGCCCAGATTCCAGCATGTCCTTCTGTATCTCCTCTTTTGTAGATAATTCCGAATCAAATATTGTTTGGTATAATTCCCAATCAGTTTTATTGGATATTTTACTGAATATCCCGCCCGTCGCCTCGGAGGGTTTTGTTTGGCGCGTCGGGGTTGCAGTGCCGGGTGGGTTTAGGGTTTTCTCGGAGATCAGTCTCCCTGAGCTTTCCGGGCCGCCTCTGCCCCCAGCCGGACGGCCTCCATATTGATGGGGATGGCGGCAGCCTTGGACTTGAAAGCCTGCCTGACGGCCTTCTCAACTTCCGGGCTGCCCGGGTTCTCCCCCCGGAGCACTAGCAATGCCCCGTACGCCACTGCGTTCTGGACGACGGTTGCATCACGCAGGTTTCCCCGTAACTTGGCATACTCGGGGGCGTTCAAGTCCGCAGCGATGTCGGTGAGGGGGATGTTCACAATCCGGATATCATCCCGGGTTGCCTCCCGGACTGCCAGAGAGGAGTTGCGGAGCAGTATTCCGCCCGGCACCAGTACTTCCTCGAAGTCCATCGACGGCTCGTTCATGACGACCAGCAGGTCGGTTGCCTCGGCAATGGGTGAGTCGAGGGGGCGGTCATCGGTGAGGACGTAGCAGCGCACCTTGCCTCCCCGTGTTTCGGGGCCGTATGACGGGGTGTAGGCCACCCGCTTTCCCTGTTGTAGGGCGAGGTATGCGCAGAGGTTGCCAAGTTCCAGGACCCCCTGCCCGCCATGGCCAGCAATAAACATCTCGAAGTGGCCCACCCTCAGCCCTCCTCACGGGGGTGGGTCGCGGGACGCGGGTCAACCGTCTTCCCGGAGACCCCCAGGCGGTCGACGAAGAGCCCTACCGGGAAGGCCGGGAGCATGACTTCGTGGGCGTGGACCTTGCTCTCCAGCACCTTCATTCCCCAGTTGATATTGCAGGTTGAGATGAACTCGACGAAGGCGAAGCCCCCCCGCTCCTGCACCTCGAACGCTTCCCGTACCGCCTTCTCCGCCTTGATTGCCGGCCGGGCGATGAATCCCCGCGCCTCTCCCCGGGGAGTCTCCTGGTCGACTTCCTTGCGCGGAGGGGCTATGGTGATAGAGGCACGCCGGACGTATGCTGCACCTGGCGTCTGGCTGACGAGGGCGCAGGTGTCAACAGGATGGCCGTGCAGGTCGATAGTGCGCCCCTCCGGCGATGTGCTGGTCTTGCTCCCGATGGGGGTGGTTGGTGCTATCTGGCCCCCTGTCATCCCGTAGATTCCGTTGTTGACCATGAATATAGTAATCGCCTCACCGCGGTGGGCTGCCTGGAGGGTTTCGGAGAGCCCGATGGCAGCCGCGTCCCCATCACCCTGGACCATGAAGATGGTGTGGTCAGGTAACAGGCGCTTGATGCCGGTGGCGACCGCTGGGCTGCGGCCGTGAGCAGCCTGTATGGCGTCGATGTCGAGGTAGTCGTAGGCGAGAACGCTGCAACCAACACTGACTATCATGATAGAACGGTCCAGTTCACCCCGCCGGACAATCTCGTTACCGATGGCGCGGGTCAGCGTCCCATGTTCACAACCGGGGCAGTAGTGGGTCTTGAAAGGCTGCACGATGCCCTGGTCCGGGCCGTGCCTCGCTGTGAAGCCGGCTGGTGGCTCCGGGGTCGGGAGTGAACCGGAAGGGTCGTGGGTGAAGCCGGAATAGGCGTAGTCGGCCATCGAGAGGCCACTCGCCAGTCGATTAGTGTGAGGGTCCTGGCTCAGGCGAGCACCTCCTTCACCCTGGCGATAATCTCGTTCTGGGTTGGCATGATTCCTCCCGTACGGTTGACAGCCTCCATCCTCACACCGGGGTTGCTCGCGCGCAGGGCGTACTGAACGTCATGAAACATCTGGCCGTGGCTCAGCTCAACCGTGACGGCGGCCGTGAGCCCGGGGGCGAGGTCCGCCAAGGCCTTGGCCGGGAAGGGGGAGATAGTCGCCGGACGGAGGAGCCCGACAGGGAGACCCTCACCCCGCATTCTAGTGACGGCGGCCCGCGAGATGCGGGCAGTGATGCCATAGGCGACAATCAGGACCTCGGCATCCTCCACTTCGACCTCCTCCCAGAGCGCCTCGCACTTCTCGATACGCTTCCAGCGGTCATGGAGGGTGGCAGAATGGCGGTTGAAAACATCCTCGTCCAGGAACAGGCTGTTAATGACCCGACGCGCCCCATCCTTCCTCTGGTCCCGATGCCCTACAGCCCACTCCGTAGCCTGGAGGTCGAACTCCCAGTGGTCCTCCTCCGGGTTCAGGGTGCCACACCCCTTATTGAGCTGGGAGATAATGTCAAGGTCCGGCTGGACATCTTCCTTGAACTGGCCCGTGAAGGCGTCGAAGACCAGTAGGACCGGCGTGCGATACCGGAAGGCTGTGTCGAAAGCTACGCCAGGGAAGGAGAGAATCTCCTGCACGCTTGCCGGGGCATAGACTGGCAATCGGTATCCACCGTGGCCTCCGCCCCGCGTGACCTGCCAGTAGTCACTCTGTTCAGCCCCCAGGTTGCCAAGTCCGGGGCCGCCGCGGTTGACGTTGCCCACGACGAAAGGGAGCATCATACCCACGCCATAGCTGATGCCCTCCTGCTTGAGGCTGAATCCGGGTGAGGCGGTGAAGGTCATCGCCCGCATCCCGGCACTGGCAGATCCGAGCACCATGTTGATGGCCTCAAGTTCGCTTGATGCCTGCAGGTAGACCTTGTAGTCGGGCCAGCGCCCGGTGTGAATCTCCGCCGCCATGGTCTCGGCGACTTCGGTCGACGGGGTGATGGGATAGCCGAAGTAGGCATTAAGCCCCGCCCTCAGGGCGCCGATGGCGATAGCTTCGTTCCCTTTCATGAAAGCCAGCCCGGTCATGTCGCCAGCTCCCTCTCCCAGACCGCGATGATGGCTGCGTCGGGGCAGACCCTGTAGCATAATCCGCAACCGGTGCAGGTTCCTTCAAGCCCCTCCCATGAGTAGGCCACGGGGTTGTGCCCACCGGGTGTGAGGCGCTCTTTGTCGAGCAGGAGGTTGCCTCGCGGGCAGACCGAGACACAGATGGCACACCCCTTGCAAGTCACCTCGTTCACCTCCACCAGGAATCTCGCTTCGGCGGGAAGCTCCGAGGGACCGGCGATTCCGGACATGACAGCGTCACCGACGGGGCGTTGAATACACTTTGCCTCTGGATGCTGGAGAGTTTCCCTGAGCAGCAGCACTGGGTTGCCCCCCTCCCTCGCCGGCTCCCGCCGCCAGCAGCGATTCGGCGCGGTAAGATGAGCGCACCAGCGGCCCCGACGCAATCGCGCGGAAGCCCAGCTCGCGGGCGGTGCGCGCCAGCGCGTCAAACCGCTCGGGCGTCACAAACTCGCGCACGGGGTGGTAACCCGGCCCCGGCGCGAGGTACTGGCCGAGCGTCAGCAGTTCCACGCCGACGTCGCGCAGTGCGCCGAACGCCGAGAGAAGCTCCGCTTCGGTCTCGCCCAGTCCGAGCATGATGCTCGATTTGGTCGCCAGCTCCGGGCGCAATTCCTTTGCCGTCTCGAGGATGCGCAGCGACTGCGCGAAGCTGGCGCGGGGGTCACGCACCTCCGGCGTCAGCCGCTCGACAGTCTCGACGTTATGCGCGAACACTTGCAGTGGCGCGCCATCAAGTAGTTCTGCCAGCGCCGCTTCGTTTCCCGCCAGATCGCTACAGAGGAGTTCGAGGCCAACATGCGGCGCCAGTGCGTGAACTGCGTCGAGACAGGCGCGGTAGTGGCTCGCTCCCCCGTCGGGGAGGTCGTCACGGTTGACGACCGTTATGACTGTGTAGCTGAGCCCCATGGCGGCAATGGCGTCCGCCAGATACTGTGGCTCATGCGCGTCGGGTGCTTCTGGTGCGCGGAGTGTCTCAACCGCACAGAAACGGCATCCTCGAGTGCACTCCCTGCCGGCGACCATGAAGGTGGCGGTGCCGCGCCCCCAGCATTCGTGGATGTTGGGGCAGTGTGCCTCCTCGCAGACGGTGTGCAGCGCGTTGTCGGCGATTTGGCCGGTGGTCGCGCGGTAGCGCTGTATCGCGTCGCCTGTCGGCAGCTCGACGCGGAACCATTCGGGCAGCCTCGTTCGTGTGCGCGTGGACAAGGGAGCCGGCATCAGTCGTGCGGTTTAATGCTAATGGCCGTGCAACGGCGGTGCGCGGCTTACGGCCGTCAGTGGCGCCACATAGGCAGCGCGGCGTCGTAGCCGGCGAGCGGGACGCCGGTCAGTGCGGCCGCCTCCTGGTCGAGCGCACGCAGGTGGGCCGGCTGCAGGTCGCTGGCGCTGCCGGCGCCCAGTGCGCCCATCGCGTGCGCCAGCTGGTCGCCCAGCTTGCCGAGCTTGTTGAGCGTGACCTTGCCGGTCAGCACCGCCCCCGCGCCGCCGAGCGCCAGCAGCTTGAGCAGGTCGTTCGCGCTCGCCCTGGGCAGTTCGGGCAGCACCGGCAGTCCGCTGCCGCGCGCCGCCGCGAGCGCTGCCTCGTGCGGGACGCTCCCCGGCGCCAGGATGACGCCGTCGGGCGCCGCGCTGCGCAGCGCGCCCATGTCGCCGCTAAGGTCGCCGGCGGGGAGCCGCACCAGCACCGGCACGCGGTTGCACGCGTCCTGTCGCACCAGCTCGACCACCTGCGCCAAGTCGTCGGGCCGCTCCATGTCGAGCCGCCGCGGCAGGCTCCCGGCGCAAAGGTCGATGACCGCCAGGTTGCACTTCTCGAAGCTCGGGGCTTTCGCGCCGACCAGCCACGTCGCCATTTGCGGCGCGTGGTCGCCCTCCCACAGCAATGGAATCGTCAGGTTCAGCGGCTCGCCGGTCCCGGGGCCGAGCACCAGTCCGGGGCTGACGCGGTCAAGCCCGGGGCGGCGCGGCCGCCGCTTCAGCACCGCCGGCACCAGCCGCAGCCGCGACAGCAGCTCCGGCGGCTCCTCCGCATCCGCCTTCAGCGGCGCGGCGACCGCCGCGCCGCTGACGCGCTGGAACTCCAGCCCGTGCGGGTCGATGCCGTGCTCCTGCAGCAGCCGCTGGACCGCCTTGCGCTCGGCGGGCGCGGCGGGCTTTGCTCCCGCCGCAGGCGGCACAAAATTGCCGGCGATGAACAGCTTGCCGCCCGCCATGTAGCGCGCCACGTCGCCGCCGACGTCGCCCGCCACTACGACGGTGCCGCCCTGCATCCCGGCGCCGAGCGCCCCCTCGACGTCGCCCGCGACCAGCAGCTCGCCGTCGAGCATCCCCGCCGCAGCGCCGCCCCGTACCGAGCCCTGCACCACCAGCGTCCCGCCCGCCAGCCCGTGGCCGGCGCCGCTGCCGGCGGAGCCGTTGACGATGATTTCGCCACTGCGCATCGAGTTGCCGGTGAAACGCCCCGCGCCGCCGTTGAGTATCAGCTGCGCGCCGCGGTTCAGCCCGCCAAAGTTGTCGCCGCCGGTGCCGTCGAACGTCGCCGTCTTGCCTTTGGGGAAGCCGACCGCGATGCACGCCAGCGGCTCGAGCCGCTTGGCGGCGACGGTGTCGCTCTCCGCCAGCCGCTCCAGCAGTCGCGAATTGATGTCGCCCGGCGTCGGGTCCCAGACCTCCTCCTCGTCCGCCATCACCACGGCATCTGCGGTGGTATTTAGGTGGTTAGTGTCCCCGCGTGACCATGTATTCGAGCAGCGCCTCGAAGAGCTGCCGCGGCTCGCCTTGCGGGTATTTCGCGAGCGTGTTGCGGACGCCCTGTAAGTAGCTGTTCGCCCGCTCGTGGCACGCCGCCAGCGCGCCGCTGCGCTCCATGATGGCGACCGCCTCCGCCACGTCGGCGTCGCTGCTGTCGCCGTCGTCGAGGATGGCGGCGAGCCGTGCGCGGTCGTCGGGCGCGGCGCGGTCCAGCGCCTCGATGACGAGCAGCGTGCGCTTGCCCTGCCGGATGTCGGAGCCGGACGGCTTGCCCAGGGCTTCCGCCGGGGCGGTCGCGTCGAGGTAATCGTCCCATATCTGGAAGCCGAGGCCGACCTCGATCGCCATCTGTCGCAGCTCCCCCGCCTCGCGCGCCTCGGCGCCACCGAGGCGCGCGCCGCCATACGCGGCGGAGCCGAACAGGATTGACGTTTTGAGCCGCACCATCTCGAGGTACTCGGCCGGCGCGACCGTTTCGCGTTCCTCGAAGTCGAGGTCCATCTGCTGCCCCTCGCCGATTTCCCGCACGGTAATCGCCAGATGGCGCACCAGCTCGGCGCGCAGCGCATCGCTGCAATCGCTGTCGGTCACCATCTCGAACGCGTAGGCGAAGAGTGCGTCGCCCGCGTTAATCGCCGCCGCGACGCCGAACTCGGCGTGCGCCGATGCGACGCCGTGCCGCAGTTCGTCCTCGTCCATCACGTCGTCGTGGACCAGCGTAAAGTTGTGGACCGCCTCGAGCGCGGCGGCGTACGGCACCGCTTTCGCCGATTCGCCGCCGACCAGCTCGCACGCCAGCAGCGCCATCACCGGCCGCAGCCGCTTGCCGCCCGCGAGCGGGATGTGCGCCATCGCGCGGTAGAGCTTCTCGGGCTCGCGCACGCGCAGGTATTCGCGCAGCGCCGCCTCGACCGGCGCCGCCCGCGCAGCGAGCGCCGCCTTCAGTTCCATGCCACCTCGCCCATGTTGTGGATTTCGCCGTCGGCCATCCCCGCCAGGCCATCAAGGTCGGCCCACCACGCCGGCAGCAGCCGCTCGGCAATCAGTCGGAACCACGGGCCGATGGCTTCGCTGTCGAGCAGTTCGCGCAGCTCGGCCTCGGTCACCCAGCGCGCCTCGGCAATCTCGTTGGGGTTCGGCCGCGCCGTGACATCGGCGCGCAGGCAGATGACGTGGTCCAGCTCGTGCTCGACCCACTCCGCGTCGGCGCGGGCGCGGTAGAGCATGCGGGTCATGAAGACCATCCGCTCGAGCGGCGCTTCGGCCGGCGGAACGCCCAGCTCCTGCTCCAGCTTGCGCTGCGCGGCGCGCTTGACGCCCAGCGCGTCGCGCTCCTCGAGCTCCGCCTCGCGGTGCAATGGGTGGCTGCAGCAGCTGTTGGCCCAGACGCCGGGAAAGGTGATTTTCCCCGGCGACCGCTGCTGGAGCAGCAGACGCTCGCGCGAGTCGAAAATCAGCAGGCTGAAGGCGCGGTGCAGCTGCCCCGAACCGTGGTGGCACTCGACCTTGCTCGCGCTGCCGATAACGCTGTCGCGCTCGTCGACGAGGATGCACTCCTCGGCCATCAGCGCGACCTGTTCTGCGTCGTGCCCCGCGAGCGGCTCCGCCTCCATACTGGCCGGCAGGTGGCGCCGCTATAAAGGCAGTCGGCGGCCCAACCGCTATAATGCAGTCGCGAATGCGCCGCGCATGGGCAGGCTCGACTTCCTCGCCGACCTCGGCCTCGAGGCCGAGAACGCGGGCGGCTACGCTACCGAATGGTGCGGCGCCGGCGCGCTGCTCGAGTCGGTCGCGCCGGCCGACGAGTCGCTCATCGCCTCCGTGCGACAGTGCGACGCGGGCGACTACGAGACCATCATGGCCAACGCTGCCCGCGCCTTCGCCTGCTGGCGGCTCGAACCAGCGCCAGCCCGGGGCGAAGTGGTGCGGCAGCTGGGCAACGAGCTGCGGAAGTACAAGGTGGCGCTCGGCAAGCTGATTGCGTGGGAGATGGGCAAAATCCAGGCCGAAGGCGAAGGCGAAGTGCAGGAGATGATTGACATCGCCGATTTTGCGGTCGGCCTCAGCCGGCAGCTCTACGGCAAGACCATGCACTCCGAACGGCCGCGCCACCGCATGTATGAGCAGTGGCATCCGCTCGGCATTGTCGGCGTCATAACGGCGTTCAACTTCCCCGGCGCGGTCTGGGCCTGGAACGCGATGATTGCCGCCGTCTGTGGCGACGTGATGGTCTGGAAACCATCCTCAAAGACGCCGCTCACCTCCATCGCCATCCAGCACATCGTCAACCGCGTCCTCGAGCCGCTCGGCTGGAACGGCGTCATGTCGCTGCTGGTTGGCTCGAGCCGCGACGTCGGCGAACTGCTGATTCACGACCGACGTGCGCCGCTGATTTCGGCTACCGGCTCCTGCCACATGGGACGCAAGGTGGGCGGCGCGGTCGCGCAGCGGCTCGGCCGCTCGCTGCTCGAGCTGGGGGGCAACAACGGCATCATCGCGCTCGCGGACGCCGACCCGGAGCTGCTGCTGCGCGGCGTCCTGTTCGGCGCGGTCGGCACCGCCGGCCAGCGCTGCACCAGCACGCGACGCCTCTTCCTGCACCGCGACATCGCCGGCGACATCACCGAGCGGCTGGTCAGGGCCTACGGACAGGTGGACATCGGCGACCCGCTCGACCCCGCGACGCTGATGGGGCCGCTGGTCGACGGCGGCGCGGTCGAGACCTACCGCGCCGCGCTGGAGACCATCCGCGAGCAGGGCGGCGAAATCCTGTGCGGCGGCAACGTGTTCGACCGCCCCGGCTGCTACGTCGAGCCGACGATTGTGCGCGCGACGCCCGACATGGAAATCGTGCGCGACGAGACCTTCGCGCCCATTCTCTACCTGTTCGAGTTCGACGAACTCGACGAAGCCCTCACGATGCACAACTCGGTCGACCAGGGGCTCTCGTCGTCGATATTCACCCGCGATATGCAGTCGGTCGAGCGCTTCCTGTCGGCCGCCGGCAGCGATTGCGGCATCGCCAACGTCAACATCGGCACGAGCGGCGCCGAAATCGGCGGCGCGTTCGGCGGCGAGAAGGATACCGGCGGCGGCCGCGAAGCGGGCTCCGACTCGTGGAAGGTCTACATGCGCCGGCAGACCAACACGCTCAACTGGAGCGACGAGCTGCCGCTGGCGCAAGGGATTCAGTTCGGCGACTAAATCGCATAACACTCCGTCAGTGGAATCATGTCAAACAGCTCGACCCAGTTGCGCGGGTCGGTTGAATTGGTCGGGTTCGGGAAGAGTTCCTCGGCGAACTCTCCGCCTTCGTTCCAGATATCCTTGGCGAAGTCGGGCGCCTCGTCGGGGAGCGGCGGAATGCCCGTATTGGGCTCCTCGCTCGATATCATGGCGATGCCCATCGCGACGACCAGCAGGTTCAGCTCGGGAACCTTCCACGCCTCGCCGATGTAGCGCGACTCGGCGCCCTCCGTGAAGTTGTAGGCGATGTCGCCGACGCCTTCGCGCCACGCGGCGGCGGTGCCGTTGTAGACAATATATTGGGTTTGGTAGCCCTGCGCGGTGGTGCGGCTGCCGTTGAGCACCTGCGCGGTCAGGTTGATGTTCTCCTCCAGCGCCATTTCGTGGAACTGCTTTTCAATCTCGTCCAGCAGGTTCGCTTCCTTCAGGTTGAATGGCATCTTGATGGCCGCCAGCACCAGAAACGCCGGATAGCCGTCCTGCTCGCCCTCCGCGTCCTCGCCGTCGTCCATGTAGAAGCTGATGCGCACGTCGACCAGCCCCAGCCCGAACGACTCCTCCTGCTGGAACGCGCTGACCCAGCCG from Candidatus Poseidoniia archaeon carries:
- a CDS encoding dihydrolipoamide acetyltransferase family protein encodes the protein MGKYVFKLPDVGEGIVEGEIVDWKVRKGETVAEDQPLVDLMTDKATVAIPSPVSGKVLSTTGKPGDMVPVGAELIVFDVEGKGEEAEPKPEPEPEPAPEPAPADTPAPVPAPAAPAAAPTATGKRPLASPAVRRRAREAGVELAGVPGSGPAGRISHNDLDAFLQSGGRLMGGQRGQKRTGTTEIPVIGLRRKIAAKMAASKSRIPHFSYLEEVDITELESLRQHLNAKRSGDMPKLTYLPFLMQALVRTLQQHPECNALYEEERNTVVQHEAVHAGIATQTDGGLMVPVVRHAEARDVWDCANEMRRVSQAARDKTATSEELSGSTITITSLGALGGLGATPIINHPEVAIIGVHKAEERAVVRDGNIVVRRMMNLSGSFDHRVVDGYDGARMMQTLKQMLEHPATIFI
- a CDS encoding alpha-ketoacid dehydrogenase subunit beta, yielding MAQMNMVQAVNSALDTLLERDEKIVIFGEDVGYFGGVFRCTDGLQAKHGLHRVFDTPLSEGGIASIAIGMGINGLRPVAEIQFSDYIFPAFDQITNELAKLRYRSGGEYWAPVTIRTPCGGGIRGGHYHSQSPEVYFTHTPGLKVVVVSNPYDAKGLLTTAVEDDDPVIFFEPKRLYNGPFDGDHTAAAKKWDSHPEGEVPEEHYRIPLGEANVVAEGSDVTLLAWGTMVHVAQAAAVRSPASCEVIDLRSLLPLDLEAIVGSVQKTGRCVIVHEAPRTSGYGGELAALLMEECFWHLEAPVERVTGWDTPFPHTLEWEYFPSQERVMEAIARTMENN
- a CDS encoding thiamine pyrophosphate-dependent enzyme, whose protein sequence is MSRKKKTLHVPEPPARPGEQPDFSQLKLSKAGEAPKPAIDGDAADMRELAFSLVRVLDDKHRAVGDWDPGLEPGVLRTGLRHMLLLRIYDDRMQTLQRTGKLSFYMKSLGEEAVAIAQGMALRNDDILFPSYRQPGLQLVRGRDLVDMMCHCISNRRDNTKGRQMPVHYSWREGNFVSISSPVGTQFPQAVGAAMAFAYRGEDSVAISWLGDGTAAEGDFHYAINFAAVYRAPVILNVVNNQWAISTHMNISTGGATFAARGIAYDLPSIRVDGNDFLALYGVTQWAAERARNGDGATFIEVLTYRGEAHSTSDDPTRYRPKNEWESWPLGDPVERLKAHLVAIGEWDDKRHKALEKELDELVVKSYKKAEEYGTLDAGPCPPASTLFEDVYKKELPHLRKQRQQLGV
- a CDS encoding 2-oxoacid:acceptor oxidoreductase family protein, with translation MGHFEMFIAGHGGQGVLELGNLCAYLALQQGKRVAYTPSYGPETRGGKVRCYVLTDDRPLDSPIAEATDLLVVMNEPSMDFEEVLVPGGILLRNSSLAVREATRDDIRIVNIPLTDIAADLNAPEYAKLRGNLRDATVVQNAVAYGALLVLRGENPGSPEVEKAVRQAFKSKAAAIPINMEAVRLGAEAARKAQGD
- a CDS encoding thiamine pyrophosphate-dependent enzyme, which gives rise to MADYAYSGFTHDPSGSLPTPEPPAGFTARHGPDQGIVQPFKTHYCPGCEHGTLTRAIGNEIVRRGELDRSIMIVSVGCSVLAYDYLDIDAIQAAHGRSPAVATGIKRLLPDHTIFMVQGDGDAAAIGLSETLQAAHRGEAITIFMVNNGIYGMTGGQIAPTTPIGSKTSTSPEGRTIDLHGHPVDTCALVSQTPGAAYVRRASITIAPPRKEVDQETPRGEARGFIARPAIKAEKAVREAFEVQERGGFAFVEFISTCNINWGMKVLESKVHAHEVMLPAFPVGLFVDRLGVSGKTVDPRPATHPREEG
- a CDS encoding 3-methyl-2-oxobutanoate dehydrogenase subunit beta is translated as MTGLAFMKGNEAIAIGALRAGLNAYFGYPITPSTEVAETMAAEIHTGRWPDYKVYLQASSELEAINMVLGSASAGMRAMTFTASPGFSLKQEGISYGVGMMLPFVVGNVNRGGPGLGNLGAEQSDYWQVTRGGGHGGYRLPVYAPASVQEILSFPGVAFDTAFRYRTPVLLVFDAFTGQFKEDVQPDLDIISQLNKGCGTLNPEEDHWEFDLQATEWAVGHRDQRKDGARRVINSLFLDEDVFNRHSATLHDRWKRIEKCEALWEEVEVEDAEVLIVAYGITARISRAAVTRMRGEGLPVGLLRPATISPFPAKALADLAPGLTAAVTVELSHGQMFHDVQYALRASNPGVRMEAVNRTGGIMPTQNEIIARVKEVLA
- a CDS encoding ferredoxin family protein, encoding MNEVTCKGCAICVSVCPRGNLLLDKERLTPGGHNPVAYSWEGLEGTCTGCGLCYRVCPDAAIIAVWERELAT
- the lipA gene encoding lipoyl synthase, which produces MSTRTRTRLPEWFRVELPTGDAIQRYRATTGQIADNALHTVCEEAHCPNIHECWGRGTATFMVAGRECTRGCRFCAVETLRAPEAPDAHEPQYLADAIAAMGLSYTVITVVNRDDLPDGGASHYRACLDAVHALAPHVGLELLCSDLAGNEAALAELLDGAPLQVFAHNVETVERLTPEVRDPRASFAQSLRILETAKELRPELATKSSIMLGLGETEAELLSAFGALRDVGVELLTLGQYLAPGPGYHPVREFVTPERFDALARTARELGFRAIASGPLVRSSYRAESLLAAGAGEGGGQPSAAAQGNSPASRGKVYSTPRR